The following are from one region of the Alicyclobacillus fastidiosus genome:
- a CDS encoding LysE family transporter — MHIIPFLTYVFVTTFTPGPNNIMSMSSASRNGFSNTLKFILGVAVGFFVILLLSCYFNLLLFHFIPKIEFLTSTLGAIYMLYLAFKIVNSARTADQSRNETSTSFVSGLFLQFINPKVIIYGLTVISTFIIPLYNSTLMFIFFSLVLAFVGFLATSCWAAFGVAFQRFLTKYRPLFNLVMALMLTYSALSTFI; from the coding sequence ATGCACATCATCCCATTTTTGACTTACGTGTTTGTTACAACCTTCACGCCTGGCCCCAATAACATCATGTCGATGTCTAGCGCCAGCCGAAACGGTTTTTCCAACACGCTGAAATTCATCCTTGGCGTGGCTGTGGGATTTTTTGTGATCCTGCTCTTAAGTTGTTATTTTAATCTGCTGCTATTTCATTTCATACCCAAAATTGAATTTTTGACCAGTACTCTAGGTGCCATCTACATGCTGTATCTCGCCTTTAAAATTGTAAATAGTGCCCGGACGGCCGACCAGAGCCGGAACGAGACTTCAACTTCATTCGTCTCGGGACTCTTCCTGCAATTCATCAACCCGAAAGTCATCATCTATGGACTCACCGTAATTTCAACATTTATCATTCCACTGTACAATTCCACGTTGATGTTTATCTTCTTTTCACTCGTACTTGCATTCGTAGGATTTCTCGCAACATCTTGTTGGGCTGCGTTCGGTGTTGCATTTCAACGATTTCTGACCAAATACCGCCCCTTGTTCAATCTCGTCATGGCGCTGATGCTCACGTACAGTGCCCTATCGACCTTCATCTGA
- a CDS encoding MFS transporter: protein MRWGQRIFSFYYFVYFVAMAATQPFVTLYLNSKGINSTDIGFLLAVGSGAGIVAQPILGYVNDLAHDSRRILLLSVIFSPVMFAGYGLWHRFWPLFAVSVLLAVAQSAAPILDAMAVQEGTRSGFSYGQIRLWGALSFALTTMVAGYVYNIVGTSSFFFVYGALSLILVWTTFYLPRSTALSRPQENLFRGIWKVLSNPSLLFFIAICFVLSTSISINFSFLPLYYQDLHYPMGWVGLNFTVAALVEVPFFYLSGKILARVGPMRVVILASLLYTVKYVIMAFAPGAVAVIVIQVLDGTAYALYWSTGVQLVAALAPPRRTATAQTLYGAIAGSLSNIVGSSLGGFLLQHVGPSNLYFVTAGIGTLSLVGFLVFTRLGLHKAASPLTTLP from the coding sequence GTGAGATGGGGGCAGCGAATATTCAGCTTTTACTACTTCGTCTATTTCGTTGCAATGGCGGCAACTCAGCCATTCGTGACGCTCTACTTAAATAGCAAGGGTATTAACAGCACTGATATCGGGTTCCTGCTCGCCGTCGGGTCCGGCGCTGGGATCGTGGCACAGCCTATCTTGGGCTATGTGAACGATCTCGCCCACGACTCGCGGCGCATCCTTCTCTTATCCGTCATCTTTTCGCCTGTCATGTTCGCGGGTTACGGATTGTGGCACAGGTTCTGGCCGCTGTTTGCCGTATCGGTATTACTGGCCGTCGCGCAATCCGCAGCCCCAATTCTAGACGCCATGGCTGTCCAAGAAGGGACTCGGTCAGGCTTCTCCTATGGGCAAATTCGGCTTTGGGGAGCGCTGAGTTTCGCGCTAACCACGATGGTCGCAGGCTACGTGTACAACATCGTCGGCACTTCATCCTTCTTTTTCGTCTATGGCGCCCTCTCTCTCATTCTGGTCTGGACGACGTTTTATCTGCCGAGGTCAACGGCGCTGTCCCGCCCGCAAGAGAACCTGTTTCGAGGCATCTGGAAGGTGTTATCCAATCCATCTCTACTCTTCTTTATCGCCATTTGCTTCGTCTTATCCACGTCCATTTCGATCAATTTCAGCTTCCTGCCGCTATATTACCAAGACCTGCACTACCCAATGGGTTGGGTGGGCCTTAACTTTACGGTCGCCGCCCTCGTCGAGGTGCCGTTCTTCTACCTCTCAGGAAAGATTTTGGCGCGCGTAGGTCCGATGCGCGTGGTCATACTCGCGAGCCTCTTGTATACAGTCAAATACGTCATCATGGCATTTGCCCCAGGTGCTGTCGCAGTGATCGTCATCCAGGTCCTCGATGGCACTGCCTACGCGCTGTATTGGAGCACCGGTGTCCAGCTCGTCGCCGCTTTGGCGCCGCCACGTCGAACAGCTACCGCTCAAACTTTGTATGGTGCGATTGCCGGGAGTCTCAGCAACATCGTCGGGTCTAGCCTAGGAGGATTCCTGCTGCAGCACGTCGGACCCTCTAACCTCTACTTCGTGACCGCAGGAATCGGCACGCTGTCACTGGTCGGCTTCCTCGTCTTTACGCGCCTAGGTTTACACAAGGCGGCATCCCCCCTGACAACGCTGCCGTGA
- the ssuE gene encoding NADPH-dependent FMN reductase, which translates to MAQVLLISGSPSKVSKTSKVLGYVAEQLGRHGVSTETISIRDLPPEDLVYARFDSSTIKGTIASIEEADVVIVATPVYKASYAGLLKSYIDLLPQTILSGKVVVPIALGGSLAHLLVIEYALKPILSAVGAQTILNGVYGLDTEVVTNADGRVSLGDDVRNRFDNVVQQVVESLRVKVTSS; encoded by the coding sequence GTGGCACAGGTATTGCTCATATCGGGTAGTCCGTCGAAGGTGTCAAAAACATCGAAAGTTCTGGGATATGTGGCAGAACAGCTGGGGCGACATGGTGTATCAACAGAAACGATATCCATCCGCGATTTACCGCCTGAGGATTTGGTGTACGCGAGATTCGATAGTTCGACCATCAAAGGTACCATCGCGTCGATTGAAGAAGCTGATGTGGTGATCGTCGCCACACCGGTGTACAAGGCGTCATACGCAGGATTGTTAAAGAGTTACATCGACTTGCTTCCACAGACGATCTTGTCTGGGAAAGTCGTAGTGCCGATAGCGTTGGGAGGGAGTCTCGCACACTTACTGGTTATCGAATACGCGCTTAAGCCGATCTTAAGCGCTGTTGGTGCGCAGACGATTCTAAACGGAGTATACGGCTTAGATACAGAGGTGGTGACCAATGCCGATGGACGTGTCAGCTTGGGCGACGACGTACGAAATCGCTTCGACAACGTAGTACAACAGGTCGTCGAATCGCTTCGCGTGAAGGTCACATCCTCATGA
- a CDS encoding YbaK/EbsC family protein, giving the protein MPRELKESAQRVQSWLSDLGYSNEVVELPDSTRTAEEAANAIGCEVAQIAKSIIFRLKHSGHPLLVVASGVNRVNEKQLSHQLNDKLGKADADFVRECTGFVIGGVPPIGHVKSITTLIDEDLFQFTTIWAAAGHPKAVFALTPDQLVEMTQGQVMAIK; this is encoded by the coding sequence TTGCCGAGAGAGCTCAAAGAAAGCGCTCAACGAGTACAAAGCTGGCTATCGGATTTAGGATACAGCAACGAAGTAGTTGAATTACCAGACAGCACACGAACTGCCGAAGAAGCTGCAAATGCTATTGGCTGTGAAGTTGCACAGATTGCAAAGTCGATCATCTTTCGCTTGAAGCACTCGGGCCACCCTTTATTGGTTGTGGCCAGCGGGGTGAACCGTGTCAACGAAAAACAACTTTCCCATCAGTTAAACGATAAACTCGGAAAGGCGGATGCCGACTTTGTACGTGAATGTACGGGTTTTGTGATTGGGGGAGTTCCCCCAATCGGTCACGTCAAGTCAATCACGACGCTGATTGACGAAGACCTTTTTCAGTTCACGACCATCTGGGCTGCGGCAGGGCATCCTAAAGCGGTATTTGCATTGACGCCTGACCAATTAGTTGAAATGACTCAAGGGCAAGTAATGGCGATCAAATAG
- a CDS encoding ROK family transcriptional regulator: MEKRTPSTIGRANKANVLHLIKEHGPMSRASVARTLNMSRSTISSLVDQLINEGRIREGATGQSTSAGGRRPVYLNYVASAKYALGIDIGGSKTIAMITDLDGNVVVRRKFQSHASEMNSMDHILREVQDVIRSSGISPIQIIGTGIGFPGVTSADEGVVVQAPGLHLDQFPATSFFRSLPGDVWVDNDVNMGVIGERWKGAAQGQDNVVLIAVGTGIGAGLILGGKVYRGGRGYAGEIGHLHIDPFTTAPKLSLGDYGPLEQMASGQGMEQLALAKMKDFPDTSLTPEDVSVPLLFEAAKRGDTLARDVLQQATTYLAFSIANIVTLLNPDIVILGGGVSRVGRPLIDELATGVARLSPVPCKIVLAGLGEDAAAFGGAATVLLQAGELRLTGFDDALVERGT, encoded by the coding sequence GTGGAGAAGAGGACTCCGTCAACGATCGGACGGGCCAACAAAGCGAATGTACTTCATTTGATCAAAGAGCATGGCCCCATGTCTCGAGCGTCCGTCGCAAGGACGTTAAATATGAGTAGGTCGACCATTTCTTCCCTCGTCGATCAACTGATCAACGAGGGCAGGATCCGCGAAGGCGCGACGGGCCAATCGACGTCCGCTGGGGGGCGCCGCCCGGTTTATTTGAATTACGTCGCAAGCGCCAAATATGCGCTAGGCATCGACATCGGCGGAAGCAAAACGATTGCCATGATCACCGATTTGGACGGGAACGTCGTGGTGCGAAGGAAATTTCAGTCGCACGCGTCGGAGATGAATTCGATGGATCACATCTTGCGCGAGGTCCAAGACGTCATCCGATCGTCAGGCATCAGTCCGATTCAGATCATCGGAACGGGCATCGGATTTCCTGGTGTGACGTCCGCCGACGAGGGCGTGGTGGTGCAGGCGCCTGGGCTGCACTTGGACCAGTTTCCGGCCACGAGCTTTTTTCGAAGTTTACCTGGCGACGTTTGGGTGGACAACGATGTCAATATGGGTGTGATTGGCGAACGCTGGAAGGGCGCGGCTCAAGGGCAGGATAACGTGGTGTTGATCGCGGTAGGCACTGGAATAGGCGCCGGTCTCATCCTTGGAGGAAAAGTCTACCGCGGAGGGCGAGGGTATGCCGGCGAGATCGGTCACCTTCATATCGATCCGTTTACGACAGCGCCGAAGCTGAGCCTCGGCGATTACGGACCGTTGGAACAAATGGCGTCCGGCCAGGGGATGGAGCAACTCGCACTCGCGAAGATGAAGGACTTTCCGGACACGAGTCTCACGCCAGAAGACGTCAGCGTCCCGCTTCTGTTCGAAGCGGCCAAGCGCGGAGATACACTGGCGCGTGACGTATTGCAACAGGCGACCACATATTTAGCATTCTCGATTGCGAATATCGTGACCTTATTAAATCCTGATATCGTCATCCTCGGTGGTGGCGTATCGCGCGTCGGTCGTCCACTCATCGATGAGTTGGCGACGGGAGTTGCGCGGCTGTCTCCGGTCCCATGTAAAATTGTGCTCGCAGGGCTTGGGGAGGATGCGGCGGCGTTTGGGGGCGCGGCGACCGTACTCTTGCAAGCCGGCGAACTGAGACTCACTGGGTTTGACGACGCACTGGTGGAGCGAGGGACGTAA
- a CDS encoding glycosyltransferase family 2 protein, protein MTRYVLNVLSLMLIFVESFYLNHVLSHWEFVITGMLVVMSYGLFSMLNSGYSLAIAVTEVLAVGFFIVFQAWEYPGDLHIYVLNDNSTDNTGEIADEYANAFPMLKHIRIPVGFLKGKARVLNYGLSFVNTEYIAVYDADNQPECGDLMPLVEAAMTTPGAVGAVGYVKTLNESRNWLTRMIAIEFSVFQLLMQCGRSLLMNLGSFTGTNMIVSRQALLRVNGWDEYALAEDADLTMKLTAAGGVIPVVSQSRTWEQEPENFRVWFRQRTRWMQGNLYLIQKTFQEPTWLKGRSLFHTVQLLSVHRFRGVLAHFGRLVRPGCPRRRPCALHDPTTIDMVRISRHLHHSVDDSVEFRWIDKWKKHAHGRAHVLYVCTTMGFTALVGYPETDKDEKTYPSMG, encoded by the coding sequence ATGACTAGATACGTATTGAATGTCCTCTCACTGATGTTGATTTTCGTGGAATCGTTTTATTTAAATCACGTGCTGTCTCATTGGGAATTTGTCATCACTGGTATGCTTGTAGTCATGTCGTACGGCTTGTTTTCCATGCTCAACTCCGGGTACAGTCTTGCGATCGCAGTGACGGAAGTTCTTGCCGTCGGCTTCTTCATCGTGTTCCAGGCCTGGGAGTACCCTGGGGACTTACATATTTATGTACTCAACGACAACTCCACAGACAACACGGGTGAAATTGCCGATGAATACGCAAATGCATTTCCTATGCTGAAACACATACGTATCCCAGTTGGTTTTCTAAAGGGCAAAGCCCGCGTGCTCAATTATGGCCTATCGTTCGTCAACACGGAGTACATCGCTGTATACGATGCAGACAATCAACCTGAATGCGGGGATTTAATGCCCTTAGTCGAAGCAGCCATGACGACTCCAGGCGCAGTGGGGGCAGTCGGATACGTCAAAACCCTCAATGAAAGCCGCAACTGGCTCACGCGCATGATCGCGATTGAGTTCTCTGTGTTCCAACTATTGATGCAATGTGGCCGCTCGTTACTCATGAATTTGGGATCGTTCACAGGTACAAATATGATCGTATCCCGGCAAGCGCTACTTCGAGTGAACGGCTGGGATGAGTATGCGTTGGCCGAAGACGCTGACCTCACCATGAAACTTACGGCAGCTGGTGGAGTGATTCCTGTGGTATCGCAATCCCGAACGTGGGAACAAGAACCCGAAAACTTTCGAGTCTGGTTTCGACAGCGTACTCGATGGATGCAAGGCAATCTTTATCTCATTCAAAAGACGTTTCAAGAACCAACCTGGCTAAAGGGACGATCCCTGTTTCACACGGTACAGCTACTGTCTGTACATCGGTTTCGTGGTGTTCTTGCTCATTTCGGACGTCTGGTTCGTCCTGGGTGTCCTCGGCGTCGTCCATGTGCATTACACGATCCCACTACTATTGATATGGTTCGAATCTCTCGTCATCTACATCATTCAGTTGATGACAGCGTCGAATTTAGATGGATTGATAAATGGAAAAAACATGCTCATGGTCGCGCTCATGTACTTTACGTATGCACAACTATGGGTTTCACTGCTCTTGTGGGCTACCCTGAAACAGATAAGGACGAGAAGACATACCCCAGTATGGGATAA
- a CDS encoding YheC/YheD family protein, whose protein sequence is MLRFGILTTALPARDSKKAHHRHYVPRKTWRLFHTAGYQHQMKVLFFRAEDIDFPKKRVHAWASTSKDGLSGWSRSYHPLPDVVYENYYLNLVGSDPRLLKVKRELVRRGTPVFNPTLFNKAALHRILSASDSTRKWMPPSSLIRKTSDVLSFLNTHKTVYLKPVNGSGGAGILEVKRLGPDQIKVQSERFTNNQRFTKHFTVTQFQHFITGQLAKRKYLAQKGLKLIHRGKQKIDFRIVVHRDHAGVWKSVGVRPKLGKAGSIVTNSHAGGHKTTWNQLSQWSRQEGLHLPEKTALENAAITVAERLTAFRPYLSHLGIDVAVCEDGEIYVLDINPRPGRDLLTPEMLELVTQYTAGFASYLARRRVRSSSHVK, encoded by the coding sequence ATGCTTCGGTTTGGAATTCTTACGACGGCTCTCCCTGCAAGAGATTCGAAAAAGGCACATCATCGTCATTATGTACCAAGAAAGACCTGGAGGTTATTTCACACGGCTGGATATCAGCACCAAATGAAAGTGCTATTTTTTAGGGCCGAGGACATAGACTTTCCAAAGAAGCGCGTACACGCATGGGCCTCGACGTCCAAGGACGGGTTGTCTGGTTGGTCGAGGAGCTATCACCCGCTGCCAGATGTCGTATATGAAAATTACTATCTAAATCTGGTTGGGTCCGACCCTCGCCTATTGAAGGTGAAACGCGAATTGGTTCGAAGAGGCACGCCTGTATTTAACCCCACCCTATTTAATAAAGCGGCACTTCATCGCATTTTGAGCGCGAGCGACTCGACAAGGAAATGGATGCCGCCATCCAGCCTGATCCGGAAAACATCCGACGTATTGTCGTTTCTCAACACGCACAAGACAGTGTACCTGAAGCCTGTTAATGGAAGCGGTGGAGCAGGAATACTTGAGGTCAAACGCTTGGGACCGGACCAGATCAAAGTTCAATCCGAACGGTTCACGAACAATCAGAGGTTTACCAAACATTTTACGGTAACTCAATTTCAGCATTTTATCACGGGCCAGTTAGCAAAACGGAAGTACCTAGCCCAAAAGGGCCTGAAGCTGATTCATCGAGGTAAACAAAAAATCGATTTTCGGATTGTCGTGCATCGCGATCATGCAGGAGTGTGGAAGTCCGTCGGGGTTCGGCCGAAGTTGGGGAAAGCGGGATCGATCGTCACAAACAGTCACGCCGGCGGCCACAAAACCACATGGAATCAATTGTCCCAATGGAGTCGGCAAGAAGGGCTCCATTTGCCGGAAAAAACCGCGTTAGAAAACGCAGCGATCACTGTAGCTGAGCGGTTAACCGCATTTCGCCCTTACCTTAGCCATTTAGGGATCGACGTGGCCGTATGTGAGGATGGGGAAATTTATGTACTGGACATTAACCCTCGTCCAGGTAGAGATTTGTTAACACCCGAGATGTTGGAGCTTGTGACGCAATATACAGCAGGATTCGCAAGCTACCTAGCGAGACGGCGAGTGCGATCGAGTTCACATGTCAAGTGA
- the ybaK gene encoding Cys-tRNA(Pro) deacylase encodes MATKTTACRILENLRISYQLHEYEWDEQTLDAVTVAEKVGISPSQIFKTLVLRGDKTGVLMACIPGNTELDLKSTAAVSGNKKVEMVPVKDLQTLTGYIRGGVSPLGVRKKYPLYIDKSVQDLDPVSISAGRRGIQIFLNGMDLVRACEATLSAIAR; translated from the coding sequence ATGGCCACGAAAACGACAGCATGTCGTATTCTAGAGAATCTGAGAATTTCATATCAACTACACGAGTATGAATGGGACGAACAGACGCTCGATGCAGTAACGGTAGCCGAGAAGGTCGGGATCTCTCCTTCACAGATTTTTAAGACGCTTGTGCTGCGAGGAGATAAAACAGGGGTGCTTATGGCATGCATCCCCGGGAATACGGAATTGGATTTGAAATCTACTGCGGCCGTCAGTGGGAACAAGAAGGTGGAAATGGTTCCTGTCAAGGACTTACAAACGTTGACGGGTTACATTCGGGGTGGGGTCTCTCCACTTGGAGTAAGAAAAAAGTATCCACTCTACATCGACAAATCCGTCCAAGACCTTGATCCTGTCAGTATCAGTGCCGGCAGGCGGGGCATTCAGATTTTCTTGAACGGGATGGACCTAGTTCGCGCGTGTGAAGCGACCTTAAGTGCCATAGCTCGATGA
- a CDS encoding XRE family transcriptional regulator: MEDINAVLGQNLRTFREEKKLSLDKVAEMTGVSKAMLGQIERGESSPTITTVWKIANGLKISFTSLLQKPQIDTTVIPKSEIQPLVEDDGRYRIYPFFPIESDRRFEMYAVEMDRGAVLHAEPHMEGTQEFVTVFDGELTICLDEHEYTVQPGDSIRFRADVPHAYENRGTTLIRVSMVIHYPASSHASR; encoded by the coding sequence GTGGAAGACATTAATGCAGTGCTTGGGCAGAATTTGAGAACGTTTCGTGAAGAAAAAAAACTGAGTCTAGATAAGGTCGCTGAGATGACGGGTGTCAGCAAGGCCATGCTGGGGCAGATTGAACGCGGTGAATCGAGTCCGACCATTACGACGGTGTGGAAAATCGCCAATGGACTCAAGATTTCCTTTACCTCGCTGCTTCAAAAGCCACAAATCGATACGACGGTAATTCCGAAGAGTGAGATTCAGCCGCTTGTCGAAGATGACGGGAGATATCGTATTTATCCGTTTTTCCCGATTGAATCGGATCGGCGTTTCGAAATGTATGCGGTAGAAATGGATAGGGGGGCCGTTCTTCATGCAGAACCGCACATGGAGGGCACGCAAGAGTTTGTGACGGTCTTCGACGGCGAACTGACGATTTGCCTCGATGAACACGAGTATACCGTGCAGCCTGGGGATTCGATTCGCTTTCGTGCAGACGTACCCCATGCGTACGAAAATCGGGGAACTACGTTGATTCGAGTGAGCATGGTCATTCACTATCCAGCATCTTCCCACGCGTCGCGGTGA
- a CDS encoding aromatic acid exporter family protein — protein sequence MNDKLSYKILLRFGFTLQVMKTAVASGISWVASSAISHNPYPYFAPMAAILTMQATISESIQKGVQRIIGIIGGVITGMLVVHWLHIDALSITLAILVGMAVSTALRFNAQITSQVAVTTLLILAFGRSPGYAVGRILDTLIGCATAILVNAIIIPPNPLPAAERRVSQVSKAAAFALQHLATAFEQNRLPDELSTVKQVVQQTLESFEAVRLVEQNLLFSPHLRTRRSRFEQLAKGINHLEHIAVQIRGIARGMMDLGTPTERPTYFTEAMRATSECISLYGETLSIPDGNLQQKLAVAVAQARTKQSLCLFQLQETKVLTQVRDMGAVLSDLSRILDEVSEKSVIMTGPEFQFVRS from the coding sequence TTGAATGACAAGTTAAGCTATAAAATTCTCCTGCGTTTCGGATTTACCCTTCAAGTCATGAAAACGGCTGTCGCATCCGGCATATCTTGGGTCGCCTCGTCGGCGATTTCCCACAACCCGTATCCGTACTTCGCTCCCATGGCGGCCATCTTGACGATGCAGGCGACGATCTCTGAATCCATCCAAAAAGGGGTGCAGCGGATCATCGGCATTATCGGCGGCGTGATCACCGGCATGTTGGTGGTCCATTGGTTGCACATCGACGCCCTTTCGATCACGTTGGCAATTTTAGTAGGTATGGCTGTTTCCACCGCGCTTCGCTTCAACGCGCAAATCACTTCGCAGGTAGCCGTGACTACTTTGCTTATTTTGGCCTTCGGTCGTTCCCCCGGATATGCAGTCGGACGCATCCTGGATACCCTCATCGGTTGTGCGACCGCCATTCTCGTCAACGCGATCATCATCCCACCTAATCCGCTCCCAGCCGCTGAGCGACGAGTTTCGCAAGTGAGTAAGGCGGCTGCCTTTGCCCTACAGCATTTGGCAACCGCGTTTGAACAAAATCGACTGCCAGATGAACTTTCGACTGTCAAACAAGTCGTACAACAGACACTGGAAAGTTTCGAGGCGGTTCGCTTAGTAGAACAGAATTTACTCTTTAGTCCTCATCTTCGTACGCGACGGAGCAGATTTGAGCAGTTGGCGAAAGGAATTAACCACTTGGAGCACATTGCGGTGCAAATCCGTGGGATCGCACGCGGCATGATGGATCTCGGGACGCCCACCGAGCGCCCCACTTACTTCACAGAAGCCATGCGGGCCACTTCCGAATGTATCAGTCTGTATGGCGAAACACTCTCGATACCAGACGGCAACTTGCAGCAAAAACTCGCCGTGGCTGTGGCACAAGCGCGAACGAAGCAATCTCTCTGCCTGTTTCAACTTCAGGAGACGAAAGTGCTCACACAGGTTCGCGACATGGGCGCTGTACTGTCGGATCTCAGTCGGATTCTCGATGAAGTCAGCGAAAAATCGGTCATCATGACGGGGCCAGAATTCCAATTTGTCCGCTCGTGA
- a CDS encoding helix-turn-helix domain-containing protein, which translates to MEDLLTIDEVFTLLNKAGVTSSVQMTRTWVREGKIPGGMMPKGARNRKEGWRVPRESVLAFIRSRRPEQAELERLQAEVQRLTIELVSIRRRSAQWIAHDTRLAAAKATVREALEDVTVHVPHVKAHVQMVEDVLLGSLHNFNHRQLNLLCETLLQSASQILELGSPDHPVDDSSIAE; encoded by the coding sequence ATGGAAGACTTGCTGACGATCGACGAAGTCTTCACCTTGCTCAACAAGGCGGGTGTCACCTCGTCGGTTCAAATGACGCGCACGTGGGTTCGCGAAGGGAAAATTCCCGGTGGAATGATGCCGAAGGGGGCTCGCAACCGCAAGGAAGGATGGCGCGTACCTCGGGAGAGCGTCCTCGCGTTTATCCGCTCGAGGAGACCTGAGCAAGCCGAGCTAGAACGGCTTCAGGCAGAAGTCCAGCGGTTGACCATCGAACTGGTCTCGATTCGGCGCAGGTCCGCGCAGTGGATCGCGCACGACACCCGTCTTGCTGCGGCCAAGGCGACGGTTCGCGAGGCGCTTGAAGATGTCACTGTGCATGTCCCACATGTCAAAGCCCACGTACAGATGGTCGAAGACGTTCTGTTAGGATCTCTCCACAACTTCAACCACCGACAGTTGAATCTCCTTTGCGAGACGCTGTTGCAATCGGCGTCGCAGATATTAGAACTGGGAAGTCCGGACCACCCTGTGGATGACAGTAGCATCGCTGAATAA
- a CDS encoding glycosyltransferase family 4 protein — MIAVRPAYQERRLTSYRRLFDDGLARCTIAACAVSQVIGAHILKQYSEMPCFHITVVHDKEAILNMRVLVVSPEGLPIPPRHGGSVQIYLSNLFRELAKRPDVDVILLSPGQRSERKRISSHATHLTMRASKEQYWRNVHKVIHSYHPDVIQIDNRPAQALEIAKGFPTKRVILNLHSLTFLSRRHISESHAREILNRAVVVCNSADLARTIRSRFRLKSTWHPHVIYPGVTQNQRGIAVARSGPHTPLRVLFVGRVIEQKGVHVLIRAVRALRDSTPVKLTVVGGTHPWERAYRTRLKRMARGLDVKFAGFVQPQKLSSYYESHDILVCPSQKHEAFGLVNLEAMSYGLPVVASNIGGVPEAVGGKGGVLIHSFQSPSQFAAAIRSFASSERYLKYSQAARRHARRFTWSRTARGFAELYRQNS, encoded by the coding sequence ATGATCGCCGTGAGGCCCGCTTATCAAGAGAGGCGACTGACATCATACCGTCGCCTCTTTGATGATGGCCTGGCACGTTGCACGATTGCGGCGTGTGCCGTGTCACAAGTCATCGGCGCTCATATTTTGAAACAATACAGCGAAATGCCATGCTTCCATATTACGGTTGTCCACGACAAAGAGGCGATTTTGAACATGCGTGTCCTTGTGGTTTCTCCTGAGGGGCTCCCCATCCCCCCTCGACACGGCGGGAGTGTACAGATATACCTTTCAAACTTGTTTCGAGAACTAGCGAAGCGGCCAGATGTTGACGTAATACTGCTCAGTCCTGGTCAACGCTCGGAGAGGAAACGGATTTCCTCACATGCCACGCATCTGACGATGCGTGCTTCAAAAGAGCAGTATTGGCGCAACGTTCACAAAGTCATTCACTCTTACCATCCAGACGTGATCCAAATCGATAACCGTCCTGCCCAAGCCCTAGAGATTGCCAAGGGTTTTCCAACCAAGCGCGTGATCTTAAATCTTCATTCACTCACTTTTCTAAGTCGGAGGCACATATCTGAGAGTCATGCGCGGGAGATATTGAATCGGGCAGTGGTCGTTTGCAACAGCGCAGATTTAGCCCGCACCATACGATCCCGATTTCGACTCAAATCTACTTGGCACCCGCACGTGATCTATCCTGGAGTCACACAAAACCAACGCGGGATCGCAGTTGCTCGCAGTGGGCCTCACACTCCGCTTCGCGTGCTGTTCGTGGGCCGCGTGATCGAGCAGAAAGGGGTTCATGTACTCATCCGGGCCGTCCGTGCTCTTCGTGACTCCACCCCGGTGAAGCTGACGGTCGTCGGGGGGACACACCCTTGGGAGCGAGCTTACCGTACACGGCTTAAGCGCATGGCACGTGGTTTGGATGTCAAATTCGCAGGATTTGTGCAACCACAGAAACTCTCCTCGTACTATGAATCACACGATATCCTCGTGTGTCCTTCGCAGAAACATGAAGCGTTCGGATTAGTGAATCTCGAGGCGATGTCCTATGGGCTTCCCGTAGTGGCCAGTAACATCGGGGGCGTACCAGAAGCAGTAGGAGGTAAGGGTGGCGTCCTGATTCACAGTTTTCAAAGTCCCAGTCAATTCGCAGCTGCTATACGTTCATTTGCTTCCAGCGAGCGATATCTCAAATATAGTCAAGCTGCAAGACGTCACGCTCGGCGCTTTACATGGAGTAGAACTGCACGAGGATTCGCGGAGTTGTATCGGCAGAACAGTTGA